One window of Legionella pneumophila subsp. pneumophila str. Philadelphia 1 genomic DNA carries:
- a CDS encoding dicarboxylate/amino acid:cation symporter — protein MVTQFNTLKSYIFPIILLLSILLGGLTGYVFNQNVAWLKPFGDIFLNLIFTTIVPLIFFSVSSAIARTGSIGKLGKIFYSMTVIFLFTGIVAAIYALFVVLLFPPAQNMPILLESSKQLSPTNLPERLIEIFTVPEFSKLFSHEHILALVLFSILVGLAVAHSKDKGTIFNSFLKAGEDVFMSVFRLIMYYAPIGFFAYFAVIVSEIGPQLMENYLRIAILYYTASVFYFFFALTAYAYLAGKSQGIRLFWGNIFLPAATSIATCSSAASIPANLMATKSMRIPAEIYETSIPLGSIIHKDGSVMGGVFKIAFLFGIFHLPFASLPVLMMALGVSLLVGTVMGAIPSGGMLGELLILSVYGFPPSVLIAVAAISIIIDPIATMVNVTSNSVCSMMIARLVEGKNWFLRSSDENNL, from the coding sequence GTGGTAACTCAATTCAATACGCTTAAATCCTATATTTTCCCCATCATTTTGCTCTTATCTATTTTACTTGGTGGGTTAACAGGATATGTTTTTAATCAAAACGTTGCCTGGTTAAAACCCTTTGGCGATATTTTTCTTAATTTGATTTTTACTACCATCGTTCCCCTAATTTTTTTCAGTGTATCCTCAGCGATTGCAAGAACTGGTTCTATTGGCAAATTAGGCAAAATATTCTACTCAATGACAGTCATATTCTTATTTACAGGAATAGTTGCTGCAATTTATGCCCTTTTCGTAGTTTTACTTTTCCCTCCAGCGCAAAACATGCCCATTCTCTTGGAAAGTTCAAAGCAACTCTCTCCGACAAATCTCCCTGAACGCTTGATTGAGATTTTTACTGTACCTGAATTTTCAAAATTATTCTCCCATGAGCATATTCTGGCATTAGTCCTTTTTTCAATCCTGGTAGGATTGGCTGTAGCCCATTCAAAAGATAAAGGTACAATTTTTAATTCCTTCTTAAAAGCAGGAGAAGATGTATTCATGTCAGTATTTCGCCTGATTATGTATTATGCTCCCATCGGTTTTTTTGCCTATTTTGCAGTAATAGTAAGCGAAATAGGCCCCCAATTAATGGAAAATTATTTACGCATTGCCATACTCTACTATACCGCTTCAGTGTTCTACTTTTTCTTCGCCTTAACTGCCTATGCTTATTTGGCGGGAAAATCCCAGGGTATCCGGCTATTCTGGGGAAATATTTTCCTTCCTGCAGCGACCTCCATAGCAACTTGTAGTAGTGCCGCCAGTATTCCTGCCAACTTAATGGCAACCAAATCCATGCGCATCCCTGCTGAAATCTATGAAACATCAATACCCTTAGGCTCCATAATTCATAAAGATGGATCAGTCATGGGCGGTGTTTTTAAAATTGCCTTTTTATTCGGGATCTTTCATTTACCTTTTGCCAGCTTGCCCGTTCTTATGATGGCATTGGGAGTTTCTTTGTTGGTAGGAACAGTAATGGGAGCGATTCCTAGTGGCGGGATGTTAGGAGAATTGTTAATTTTGTCAGTGTATGGTTTTCCACCTTCTGTTTTAATTGCAGTTGCTGCTATTAGCATCATCATTGATCCCATAGCGACAATGGTCAACGTAACAAGCAATAGTGTTTGCAGCATGATGATTGCACGTCTGGTCGAAGGTAAAAATTGGTTTCTCAGATCCTCCGATGAAAATAACCTATAA
- a CDS encoding valine--tRNA ligase produces MDKTYSPEAIEKALYKKWESHHYFQPRGEGKRFCIMLPPPNVTGSLHMGHGFQHTIMDALTRYHRMLGDKTLWQPGTDHAGISTQLVVERQLEAQGVSRKDLTREQFLDKVWQWKEESGNTITQQMRRLGASVDWSRERFTMDEGLSAAVQKVFVQLYEEGLIYRGTRLVNWDPKLGTAVSDLEVLSEEEDGFLWHIRYPVVDSEEFLIVATTRPETLLGDCAVAIHPDDSRFRHLIGKQVHLPLCDRTIPVIADDYVDKEFGSGCVKITPAHDFNDHEVGKRHQLPQINILTKKGTINKNAPLKYQGMDRFVAREQIIKDLEKEGLLAKTEPHKLKVPRGEKSNVIIEPLLTDQWYVKTKPLAEPAIAAVKKGDIRFIPETWDKTYFQWMDNIEDWCISRQLWWGHRIPAWYDNHGNIYVGYSENDVRFKHKIDQSTPLKQDEDVLDTWFSSALWPFSTLGWPERTPELEQFYPTSVLVTGFDIIFFWVARMIMMGLKFTGKIPFKEVFITGLIRDSEGHKMSKSKGNVLDPLDIVDGIDLDSLIAKRTSNLMLNSVRDRITKATRKEFPEGISAYGTDALRFTYCSLASTGRNVRFDLGRVEGYRNFCNKLWNAARYVLLNTDEEQIDFGDGAFQYSPADQWILSRLQNTVSKVHHYFETYRFDLLANTLYEFVWHEYCDWYLELSKPILQDDQALSAMKRGTRRTLIHVLDQILKLLHPLMPFITEEIWQKTTKFTSENGISIMLSTYPKVNEEFINPAIEEELDWLKSAIQSLRTIRSEMSISPAKLIPLYIRNITPELKERIAKYEKILKTLSKIDKINYLAPDEKVPVSATAVLGEIELLIPMADLIDKEAELSRLNKELAKLNKDIELAQGKLNNPKFTDKAPEEIIAKEKDKLAQAQVAKDKLLQHKNRIESL; encoded by the coding sequence ATGGACAAAACTTACTCTCCGGAAGCAATAGAAAAAGCCCTTTATAAAAAATGGGAAAGTCATCATTACTTTCAACCACGCGGTGAGGGTAAACGATTTTGTATTATGCTTCCGCCCCCTAATGTAACAGGAAGCCTCCATATGGGACATGGTTTTCAACACACCATAATGGATGCATTAACCAGATATCATCGCATGCTTGGTGACAAAACATTATGGCAACCCGGTACCGATCACGCCGGCATCTCAACTCAACTTGTTGTAGAACGTCAACTGGAAGCCCAAGGCGTATCGAGAAAAGATCTCACCCGTGAACAATTTCTGGATAAAGTGTGGCAATGGAAAGAAGAGTCCGGTAATACCATCACGCAACAAATGAGACGTTTAGGCGCTTCTGTAGATTGGAGTCGAGAACGTTTCACCATGGATGAAGGATTGTCTGCTGCTGTACAAAAGGTATTTGTACAGCTCTATGAAGAAGGACTTATTTACCGAGGAACCCGCCTGGTGAATTGGGATCCCAAACTGGGCACTGCTGTTTCAGATCTTGAAGTTCTCTCTGAAGAAGAAGATGGCTTTCTTTGGCACATTCGCTATCCTGTTGTTGATTCTGAAGAATTTCTAATAGTTGCAACTACACGCCCCGAAACCTTACTAGGTGATTGTGCCGTTGCCATCCACCCCGATGACTCACGTTTCAGGCACCTTATTGGAAAGCAGGTTCATCTGCCCTTATGTGATAGAACAATACCCGTGATTGCGGACGATTACGTTGACAAGGAATTTGGCAGTGGGTGTGTAAAAATTACCCCCGCACATGATTTTAACGATCATGAAGTAGGCAAACGTCATCAATTACCACAAATCAATATTTTAACAAAGAAAGGGACAATCAATAAAAACGCCCCCTTAAAATATCAGGGGATGGATAGATTTGTTGCCCGAGAGCAAATCATTAAAGATTTGGAAAAGGAAGGCTTGCTGGCGAAAACAGAGCCTCACAAATTAAAAGTGCCTCGAGGTGAAAAATCGAATGTCATCATCGAACCTTTATTAACCGATCAATGGTATGTTAAAACCAAACCATTGGCAGAACCTGCTATCGCTGCTGTAAAGAAAGGAGACATCCGTTTTATTCCCGAGACATGGGATAAAACCTATTTCCAGTGGATGGATAATATTGAGGACTGGTGTATCAGCCGCCAACTATGGTGGGGGCATAGAATTCCTGCGTGGTATGATAATCATGGTAATATTTATGTAGGTTATAGTGAAAACGATGTTCGCTTTAAACATAAAATTGATCAATCTACTCCCTTGAAACAAGATGAAGATGTTCTGGATACCTGGTTTTCATCAGCTCTCTGGCCCTTTTCAACATTAGGCTGGCCTGAGCGTACTCCCGAATTGGAACAATTTTACCCTACTTCTGTACTGGTAACCGGATTTGATATCATATTTTTCTGGGTTGCCCGTATGATCATGATGGGACTAAAGTTCACTGGGAAAATTCCTTTTAAAGAAGTCTTTATAACAGGTTTAATTCGTGACAGTGAAGGGCATAAAATGTCCAAATCCAAAGGAAATGTACTGGATCCATTGGACATTGTAGACGGAATTGATCTGGATTCTTTAATAGCCAAACGAACGTCTAACCTGATGTTAAATTCTGTTCGTGACAGAATTACAAAAGCCACTCGTAAGGAATTTCCTGAAGGAATCAGCGCTTATGGAACAGACGCGCTGCGATTCACTTACTGCTCTCTTGCCTCAACAGGGCGTAATGTGCGTTTTGATTTAGGACGAGTTGAAGGATATAGAAATTTTTGCAATAAACTATGGAACGCAGCTCGCTATGTCTTATTAAATACAGACGAAGAGCAAATTGATTTTGGGGATGGCGCATTTCAATACAGCCCAGCTGATCAATGGATACTATCCCGGCTACAAAATACCGTAAGTAAGGTGCATCACTATTTTGAAACCTATCGGTTTGATCTCCTCGCTAATACGCTATATGAATTTGTCTGGCATGAATATTGTGACTGGTATTTAGAATTATCCAAGCCCATATTACAGGATGACCAGGCTTTAAGCGCCATGAAAAGAGGCACGCGAAGAACTTTAATTCATGTTCTGGATCAAATATTGAAGCTTCTTCATCCTCTGATGCCATTTATTACAGAAGAGATTTGGCAAAAAACTACCAAATTTACCAGTGAAAATGGGATTAGTATCATGCTGAGCACATATCCCAAAGTCAATGAGGAATTCATAAACCCCGCTATAGAGGAAGAATTGGATTGGTTAAAGTCAGCCATTCAATCACTACGAACCATACGCAGTGAAATGTCTATCTCACCCGCCAAGTTAATACCTTTATACATACGCAATATTACTCCTGAATTAAAGGAGCGTATCGCAAAATATGAAAAAATTCTCAAGACGCTAAGCAAGATAGACAAAATTAATTATCTTGCTCCTGATGAGAAAGTTCCTGTTTCAGCTACTGCGGTATTGGGTGAAATTGAATTGTTGATTCCAATGGCAGATTTGATTGATAAGGAGGCAGAGTTATCAAGACTGAATAAAGAGCTTGCCAAATTGAATAAAGACATCGAGCTGGCTCAGGGTAAATTAAATAACCCTAAATTCACTGATAAAGCGCCTGAAGAAATCATTGCTAAAGAAAAAGACAAATTAGCTCAGGCTCAAGTGGCTAAAGATAAACTTTTGCAACATAAAAACAGGATTGAGTCATTATAA
- a CDS encoding efflux RND transporter permease subunit produces MKFTDLFIKRPVLSIVVSMLIFLFGINSIYKMQIRQYPKMENTVITIMTGYPGADAELIAGFITTPLESAVASAEGIDYMTSSSQQGLSTITLNIKLNFDPQIAFTDVMSKVQQTLNQLPKESQQPVILKKSDSSTALMYISLDSKDMTPQQITDYATRVVQPQLQTVDGVAKADILGGQTYSMRIFMNPIKMAALNVTPADVSAVLASNNFLTAAGSTKSEYVAINVTAKTDLNNVEEFERLIVKSDKGSIIRLRDIAKVELGSQNYDSSVTFNSKKAVFISITPTPTANPLTVINDARKLFPSIVREFPPSLTGTIVYDATAFIRASIHEVMETIIEAAVIVIIVIFLFLGSVRSVLIPVVTIPLSLVGVCTLMLILGYSINLLTLLAFVLAIGLVVDDAIVVVENVHRHLEEGKTPFESAIIGAREIATPVIAMTITLAAVYAPIGFMSGLTGALFKEFAFTLASAVIISGVIALTLSPMMCSKILSEEATSGKFAIFLDEFFNKLKRVYQNALHSLLDTREMMLLLAGVVILMLPYLYSNTAAETAPDEDQGFFFVMATAPQYATLDYIEAYTKPFDAIYKSFPETENYFTVNMSQPISGMVLKPWDQRKKSQFALKQPLQNKLSKIAGLNAFAIVPPPLPGGGGGPAVQFVVKTTNDFQSLMDVSNKLTEKARNSGLFIYIDNSLKFNQPQVEFSINRAKASEMGLDMRALGSSLTSALSGNYINYFNLEGRSYQVIPQLARKFRLTIEQLGQIYVKTLNGTMVPLSTVITPTEKTQPNAATHFQQLNSATIQAVMMPGKTLGQGLEFLQKAAQEVLPKGFTYDYGGESRQFMQEGSALIFAFLFAIVVIFLVLAAQYESFRDPLIVLISVPMSICGALIPLNLGVATINIYTQVGLITLIGLISKHGILIVDFANHLQREKNLDKRAAVEESAGIRLRPILMTTAAMVFGVIPLLIASGAGAASRFDIGLVISTGLLIGTCFTLFVVPTLYTYLAEDHRHKPNEPAEIQ; encoded by the coding sequence TTCGGGATAAACTCCATCTATAAAATGCAAATTCGCCAATACCCTAAAATGGAGAATACAGTCATAACCATAATGACCGGTTATCCTGGCGCTGATGCTGAACTCATAGCAGGATTTATCACTACTCCTCTTGAAAGTGCTGTTGCCAGTGCTGAAGGAATAGATTATATGACTTCATCCAGTCAGCAAGGCCTTAGCACAATTACCTTAAACATCAAGTTGAATTTCGACCCTCAAATTGCTTTTACTGATGTCATGAGTAAAGTGCAGCAAACACTCAATCAGTTACCTAAAGAGTCACAACAACCGGTTATCTTGAAAAAATCAGACTCATCAACCGCATTGATGTACATTAGTCTCGACAGTAAGGATATGACCCCTCAGCAAATCACTGACTATGCTACCCGAGTCGTTCAACCCCAGTTGCAAACAGTGGATGGAGTAGCCAAGGCTGATATTTTAGGTGGTCAAACTTATTCCATGCGAATATTCATGAATCCAATTAAAATGGCTGCGCTTAACGTCACTCCGGCTGATGTGTCAGCTGTTTTGGCCAGTAACAACTTCCTTACTGCAGCCGGAAGCACTAAAAGTGAATACGTTGCCATCAATGTCACGGCTAAAACCGATTTGAATAATGTTGAGGAATTCGAAAGACTGATCGTAAAAAGCGATAAGGGGTCAATAATCAGACTCAGGGATATCGCTAAAGTGGAACTGGGTTCACAAAATTATGATAGCTCAGTGACTTTCAACAGTAAAAAAGCCGTCTTTATATCGATCACTCCAACACCAACTGCTAACCCCCTCACAGTAATTAATGATGCTAGAAAACTGTTTCCTTCAATAGTAAGGGAATTCCCGCCATCATTAACTGGCACAATAGTATACGATGCCACAGCATTCATTCGGGCATCTATCCATGAGGTAATGGAAACTATCATTGAAGCCGCAGTCATCGTGATTATCGTTATCTTTTTATTTTTAGGCTCTGTTCGTTCAGTTCTTATTCCCGTTGTCACTATTCCGCTGTCATTGGTTGGTGTCTGTACTTTGATGCTCATACTGGGTTACAGCATCAACTTGCTTACCCTTCTTGCCTTTGTGTTAGCAATAGGATTGGTAGTGGATGATGCCATTGTAGTGGTAGAAAATGTACATCGCCATTTGGAAGAAGGAAAAACCCCCTTTGAATCCGCAATTATAGGCGCCAGAGAAATTGCTACCCCGGTTATTGCGATGACAATCACCCTGGCAGCTGTTTATGCACCAATAGGGTTTATGAGTGGACTGACTGGCGCTTTGTTCAAGGAATTTGCTTTTACACTGGCAAGTGCGGTTATTATTTCAGGGGTTATTGCCTTAACGCTGTCCCCCATGATGTGTTCAAAAATTCTATCCGAAGAAGCCACTAGTGGAAAATTTGCTATTTTTCTGGATGAGTTTTTTAACAAACTGAAACGCGTTTACCAGAATGCACTTCATAGCTTATTGGATACCCGAGAAATGATGTTGCTGTTAGCAGGGGTAGTGATTTTAATGTTGCCCTATTTGTATTCTAACACGGCTGCTGAAACTGCGCCTGATGAAGATCAAGGCTTCTTTTTTGTAATGGCTACTGCTCCACAATATGCAACCTTAGACTACATAGAAGCCTATACAAAGCCCTTTGATGCCATTTATAAAAGTTTTCCTGAAACAGAAAACTATTTTACGGTTAACATGAGCCAACCTATTTCAGGAATGGTATTGAAACCATGGGATCAAAGGAAAAAAAGTCAGTTTGCTCTAAAACAACCTTTACAAAACAAGTTATCCAAAATTGCTGGACTTAATGCTTTCGCTATTGTCCCCCCTCCCCTGCCAGGCGGCGGTGGCGGTCCTGCCGTACAATTTGTGGTTAAGACAACGAATGATTTCCAGAGCTTAATGGATGTGTCGAATAAGTTAACTGAAAAAGCCAGGAATAGCGGGTTATTCATTTACATAGACAATTCCCTTAAATTTAACCAACCACAAGTGGAGTTTAGCATCAATCGAGCAAAAGCTTCCGAAATGGGCTTGGATATGAGAGCGCTTGGAAGCAGCCTGACAAGTGCTCTATCCGGCAACTACATCAATTACTTCAATCTGGAAGGTCGAAGCTACCAGGTAATCCCACAACTGGCGCGCAAATTCCGTCTTACTATAGAACAATTAGGCCAAATTTATGTTAAAACGCTAAACGGGACTATGGTTCCATTATCCACTGTGATAACCCCAACCGAAAAAACTCAACCTAATGCAGCTACCCATTTTCAACAACTCAATTCTGCAACGATTCAGGCTGTGATGATGCCAGGTAAAACATTAGGCCAAGGTTTGGAGTTTTTACAAAAAGCAGCCCAGGAAGTCTTGCCCAAGGGATTTACTTATGATTATGGAGGAGAATCCAGGCAATTTATGCAAGAAGGAAGTGCTCTCATCTTTGCATTCCTTTTTGCTATTGTTGTTATCTTTTTAGTGCTGGCAGCGCAGTATGAGAGTTTTCGGGATCCATTAATCGTTCTCATCAGCGTACCCATGTCCATCTGTGGCGCGCTTATCCCGCTTAACCTTGGAGTAGCGACTATTAATATCTACACTCAAGTGGGTTTGATTACTTTAATTGGGCTCATCAGTAAACATGGAATATTGATAGTGGATTTCGCTAATCATTTGCAACGTGAAAAAAATCTTGATAAACGTGCTGCTGTTGAGGAATCTGCTGGAATTAGATTACGACCCATATTAATGACTACAGCTGCCATGGTGTTTGGAGTAATACCTCTTCTTATTGCCAGCGGTGCTGGAGCAGCAAGTCGATTCGACATAGGACTCGTTATCTCCACAGGTTTATTAATAGGTACCTGTTTCACACTGTTCGTAGTACCTACTTTATATACCTACTTAGCTGAAGATCATCGACATAAGCCAAACGAACCTGCGGAGATCCAATAA